Proteins found in one Candidatus Rokuibacteriota bacterium genomic segment:
- the neuB gene encoding N-acetylneuraminate synthase — protein MSGREFAVAGRRIGPGAPVFVVAEAGVNHNGERALARRLVDAAAEAGADAVKFQTFSTEALVSRDAPKANYQREATGEAGSQGEMLARLELDAGAHREIRDRCAERGLVFFSTPFDAASADLLERLGVPCFKLGSGEITNLPFLRHVGAKGKPVIVSTGMSTLDEVAQAVAALREAGEAPLALLHCLSAYPAPAAEMNLRAMDTLSQRFGCPVGLSDHTSGIEIAVAAVARGAAIIEKHLTLDKGLPGPDHRASLDPGEFAALVRATRCVEAALGDGRKRPMPAEADTRRVARKSLVAARAITAGQRLAAADVAIKRPGTGISPADLPRALGRVVRRDVAPDEVIGWETLGEP, from the coding sequence ATGAGCGGGCGGGAGTTCGCTGTCGCCGGCCGGCGCATCGGTCCCGGCGCCCCGGTGTTCGTGGTGGCCGAGGCCGGCGTCAACCATAACGGGGAGCGGGCGCTGGCCCGGCGCCTCGTGGACGCCGCCGCCGAGGCCGGCGCCGACGCGGTGAAGTTCCAGACCTTCAGCACGGAGGCGCTCGTGAGCCGGGACGCCCCCAAGGCGAACTACCAGCGGGAAGCCACCGGAGAGGCGGGGAGCCAGGGCGAGATGCTGGCGCGGCTCGAGCTCGACGCGGGCGCTCACCGGGAGATCCGGGACCGCTGCGCCGAGCGCGGCCTCGTCTTCTTCTCGACGCCCTTCGACGCGGCGAGCGCCGACCTCCTCGAGCGCCTAGGCGTGCCCTGCTTCAAGCTGGGCTCGGGGGAGATCACCAATCTCCCGTTCCTCCGCCACGTGGGCGCCAAGGGCAAGCCCGTCATCGTCTCCACCGGCATGTCGACGCTCGACGAGGTCGCGCAGGCCGTGGCCGCCCTGCGGGAGGCGGGCGAGGCGCCGCTGGCCCTGCTGCACTGCCTGAGCGCCTATCCGGCGCCCGCCGCCGAGATGAATCTCCGCGCCATGGACACGCTCTCCCAGCGCTTCGGCTGTCCGGTGGGGCTCTCCGACCACACCAGCGGGATCGAGATCGCGGTGGCGGCCGTGGCCCGCGGGGCGGCCATCATCGAGAAGCATCTGACCCTCGACAAGGGGTTGCCCGGGCCCGATCACCGCGCGTCACTGGACCCCGGGGAGTTCGCCGCCCTCGTGCGCGCCACCCGCTGCGTGGAGGCGGCGCTCGGCGACGGCCGCAAGCGTCCCATGCCCGCGGAGGCCGACACGCGGCGCGTCGCCCGCAAGAGCCTGGTGGCAGCCCGTGCCATCACGGCCGGCCAGCGGCTGGCGGCCGCCGACGTGGCCATCAAGCGGCCGGGCACGGGCATCTCGCCGGCCGACCTGCCCCGCGCCCTCGGGCGGGTCGTCAGGCGCGACGTGGCGCCCGACGAGGTGATCGGCTGGGAGACCCTGGGCGAGCCATGA